TGCCTTTACTTAGTGTCTTGGCTCTTCTTTTCCACTGCCTTACTTTGCAATGCTGGTTGTTTCCTCCTAGGTCATAGAGCTCTGTTTTGTTCtaatggcattttaaaagaaatatagcTAAATACAGTTCTTGTAGTGGAACATGACTTTTATAGCTGGAGTCTTGAATTGGCTGTCAGTGCTCACAGAGCAGAACTTGCTTTGAGTTTGCTGGGGGGTGTGTGGTGTCTGAGCGTTGTCACAAATGTAATGCTTTATTAATTTTGATTTCATTCTGGATCAAGACTTTGTGGTGATCTTTTTAGTAGCTAGTGAGTGCTTGATAGCTTTTAACCCTTCCCCTGAGGAACTCTGCGCATCATTTCTCTTGAGAGTTTCTGAACATGTTACTGAACTGGATGATGTTTCCCACAGCCAAGCAATTTAAAGGAACTGATGAAAAAAAGTTCCTTttatgatctttaagatcccttacaatccaaaccattctgtgattctatgattcctttgCTCATGCACAAATACCTTCCAAAATTCCATGGACTGAAATGAGATTTACATCCCACCCCTAAAACAACATGATGAAATCCTTATGTTCCCAGTGCTATGCTGTACTACAGCTCCCATTGTTGTAGGAAAGTCCACGAATGGGCCCATCAAGTTTTGCAAAATGGTGTGGTGAGATGTTTGGGGAGAGTGGATAGAGAAACCTCGGTCCCATACTCAGCTCAGTCTCCGCTGATGCCTTTTCACACAGTTTATCGGCGCAGTGATAGTTTCCACTGTGAAATATTGCAGTGTTACTGCCTAAGTTGCACAGCTCTCACAAGTGTCAGGTTGGTGCTTTTGCCAGGGGTCCCCTTCTGCTTCAGTTGCTCTCACTGCAGCTACTGCCCATGAGGGCAGTGCCTGGGCTGTCTCTCCTGTGCCTGCCAACTCCTTCtgaggtggtttggggtttttttttgcgtGTATGGAGatcctttctcctccttggGAAGTGAGGAGTTGCAGTGTATCTGTGCGGAGTACACCCGTGTACGAGGGGAGTCCTCTTCAGCTTCCCTCAGAGAAAAGTGCATTGCTGCTTTATGGCTACTCCAAGTTAGAAACCATTGACTTGTAGGCCTTGAACTCCTTGCATGTCAGGGACTAAGTGATATTTGGGAGTTACCAAAGCTGAAATGCATTGTCCTTCTGCTCTCTAAGCAGGGCACTGGTATCAGTCTAGCTCTTTAGGCATCAGTGCCGTTGCTGGCCTTGCTTCACTCCTTATctgcattctatgattctattctatgattctcacaCTGGGGGCATCTCAgtgggccaggctggacactgATCATGGTCAGCAAAGTAAGGAATGTGTGTGTTTAACTTGGATGAGTTCCTGACACACATCACTGACTGGATCCAGTCGTTGTGTAACAACCAAGGAGGTGTCTTGAAATGGGAAACCATTGGAAGGAGACTGCTCATTGCTGGTTTTAAGTTGCTGAAGTCAGGATGGCAGTTCTGGACAAGGAACTCCCATAAGAATAGCTAAATTTGTAGTAAAATACTAGAATTAATGTAGATTCCAGCTTGTTACTGCAAAGTAGAAATACAGGCTTCAGGTAGCACTGGAAATGTGATATAACTAACGTAAGAGAAATGCTGTTAGACGCAAATGAACAGGCAGTACAGAGCACCTGCGTAGGTTGGAGAAGGGAGTAGTATTCAGTTGGGCTCGTGtacttgtgtttgctttctttgttctgtttggtTTCAGACTTTGGTATCATCTTGCTCTCTGGTTAATAATGCCCACATGGTATGTTTTGGTGATGTACTCAGCGATGCGGTAATGTCAGGGGAGGAGGAGCTCTCAGCAAAGCTCTTACAAGTGGTCCCATTCGCTGGCAAGGCCAGCTGGGTTTCATAATCTCTTCTAACATATAGGTCAGACAGCCGCTGCTGCTGAGAAGCCCTCTCATCTTTCCTTCAGCCCCACTGAGTTTCCAGGTATCCTGTTCCTTCCCGTACAGGGGAGGCAGTGCTGAAGCCATCGCTCATATGCTATGTCCTCCTTTTCATTCACAGGGGACGGTCTTTACTTTGGAATCCGAAGAGGAAGAGTACCCCGGGCTCATCGCGGAGGACAGCAATGACATCTACATCCTGACCAGTGACAACTCGGGACAGGTGAGCCCCCCGGAGTCCCCCACGGTGACCACGTCGTGGCAGTCGGAGAGCCTGCCCGTGTCCCTGTCAGCGAGCCAGAGCTGGCACACAGAGAGCCTGCCGGTCTCCCTGGGACCCGAGTCCTGGCAGCAAGTGGCCATGGATCCTGAAGAAGTCAAAAGCCTGGACAGCAACGGCGGGGGtgaagagaggagtgagaacaaCTCTTCCAACTCAGATATAGTTCACGTGGAGAAGGAAGAGATTCCGGAGGGGATTGAGGAGGCAGTGGTGGCAGCTGGTGCTGCACAGACAGTGCAGGCAGTGTTTCCAGAACCCCCTGCTCCTTCACAGGAGGTAAAACCTCCAGCTgcaattgctgctgctgaaaaagcaCATCCCTCTGCACTGTTGCGTgcaaaacaggaggaaaagggaaaagcagctgaagagctTGTTGAACCTGAAACCCCCGTACTAAGTAAACCTGTCCCAAAGTTAACCCcaacagaagaaaaggctgccCCAGAACCTGAGAAAATACTgcttccaggggaaaaaaaagtagggAAAGAGGGCCGATtggaagaaatggaagagaaaccctctgctgcagaggagaagcCTATCCTACTGCCGGAAGGGAAATCTATACTGCTGTACGGTGGGGCTGCTGCGGTGGCCATACTAGCTGTAGCAGTTGGAGTAGCGCTGGCGCTTAGGAAAAAGTAAGGGGGCTCtcgtgaggaagaggaggaggagggggaagagagaagagagcacGATCCCATTTTTGTAGTTGCGTTACCTAAAGGTTGAGCTGCCTGCTGTTTAACTGGACGTTTGAGTAACTTACTGGTGATGGGGTGAGGTGGTTCAGTAAGCCTCCAGCTATGGACAATCAAGTTTTTAGTAGATTTGGGGCGGGGACTGGTTTTTCGTGATTAAAGTACAggggtatttttaaaaaacaacaataaattctgcaaatGTAAGAACTGCAGGTGCTGAAGAAAGGGGCGCTCGTACTCTAGGAACTGGAACAGAGAATCCccaggggaaggggagagccAGCTGCTGCCAACCCCTGCAGTTTGTGGCTTCTCAGACTGACCGCTATTGCAGCTGTGCTGTCTTGTCGTGCCCCTGAGCCCCCCTCCCAAACAAACATTAGCCAACCTGAGTCCTGTAGCGAGAGGCTGGTCTCCCTTTTGTCTCGGCTTCCTCTCAGGTACAGCACTGCTCCTCGTAACCTCGCAGGTTCCTCCGAAGCCCCAGTGGGACAGTGCTTATTCTTACCTCTTTGCTCACAGCGGTTTTGGCCACTCACATTTACTGGAGCCCCATCCTGTGACGATGCTGCCTCTCGATAGCTGTATTATCTCTGAGCATCTGGGTGTTCCTGGGGGAGAGGTGCAGGACACGCTTTGGCTGCCCAGGAGGGACGCTGCTCTTTGCTGGTTTGAGAATCCATTAGCTCCACGAGTTACCAGAGGTGCAGAATTCATGCTGGACACAGTGCCATTCTGATCAGAACTGTGACACCGGGGTATGTTCAGCCAAGATACAAAACAATGTGGAAGCAAGGCCTCTGCAATTCAAAGGTTAAAGGCTCTGCTGTCCTGTACCATGCTGCAGTCTGTACTGTCTTTCCCAGGTTAAGCACGGTGTATTTAGTCCTAACTTGGTCTTGGCTGTGACAGAATCCTAGGTACATAAGGCAATGGATTCTGGTAACTCAGCAAAACAGCATTAAACATCTCTTCTGTCTGCTTGTTCCTGAGCTGACCTGAGTCGTGTTCAGTGTGATTTTCTTTGCAACGCTGAACCTGTGGTTGACTGAACTTACAGGTTCTCAAATGATGAGGGAGTTACTTTGGCAAAAAGCAGGCACCACACTTCCGGTGTGCATGGAGGGAAATAAGTACTGCCATACGCATTAGTTACGTTGGATGCACCTTACAGGTTCCTCTCTGCGCGTCTGTGTCTGTGTCCCTGTCCGTGCTGCAGCTCTGCGCGCCAGACCTTGGGCTCTGCTggccaaagcagcagcacagctctgaggGCTTGTGCTGGCACTGgggccaggtggaggtaggagAGAGGGGCCTCGGGCTTACAGGAACCTGACTCTTCATGAGCACAAAGACAAGGTACTTCATTCTGCATAACCTTCTCTAGAGTACATCTCCTACTGAGCCTGTTTCTTAAGTGAGCTGAGAATGGAGAGATTTTAGCACATTCTGTATTTTAGGATATTGTTGCTATATTTTCCTATCTCCCCCTGTATGCCGGGATGCTGGGAAGTCAGAACCTGGCAGATTCTGGGGAAATTTTGGTGTTTAAGCTTTGATGAGAGTGGATATTTTTTGAAAACTCACAGGATTTTGGAAAGTGTGAGTGAAGTTGAATATTAAGAGGAGGGTTTGTTGCGTGTGTACTGCTGCTGCGGACTGAACTCGGGAGCTCTGGGGCTCTGAATGCTACTGTTGATCACTGATTGCTCTTTATCCACATACAAATGATATCAGGTCAGccttaacagaaaaagaagcccTTTATTACGTTGCAAAGCAGAATTAACTCTTTCTTGCCGTTTCCTGGTATCCTGCTGGTATTCCCATTGCTGCGCTGCGTGCCCAGAACGGGTCTCTGGGACCTCCTCATGCCACCAATTCTGGTGTCTGCCATCCCAGCCCCTCGGGACCTTCCAGGGAGAGGCGTCTTCGTGTTCCTTTCGTCACGTACAGGCACAGTGTTTACAGGTTTGCTCCATTTCACGTGTCCCAACAGTGCATATCTACAGCTGACACAGTCTGTGAGGGCACCTGCTTGTTCCTGTGTGGCAAGGCCTGCTTCGTGACCCCTGCATCAGGGTAGGCTGCCCCTCTCCTGATGCTTTGTTCATGGTGTTGGGAGAAGGGTTGTTCTTGACCCGACCTAACTCAGCCTCTCCTTACAGAAGATGCTGCACCTGCACTTGGGACATCCCCATGTGTAGCCACGCAGCGGGTTACACAGAAGTACCTATGTATGTGTTGAAGCAGAGATAGATTTTGTGGCCACGCCAGACAACTTGTGTACAGACCAAGGGGAAGCAGGGATGGTGGTGGTTTAGCCCTTCTCTCTGCAGTTATCAGTAGTAGAGTGGGAGATGGGGACAGGACTGAGGAGGATAAAGCCACACTGGGTAGAGAAGACATCCCTAGTTTGTTGGCCTAAGGTGTCCAGCAGGACATTAAATGAAAAGTACATTCTTCTACACACACAGGAGGAtgaggtggcagcagcagtaaggaaaagaaattcctTTGTTCTGTTACATGTTTTCTTGGTGGTGCAAAAGCCTGCCACTAGATTTAGTGGAGCATTGGCTGCACTGTGCAGTTTGACTACTTGGTCCTTTCTTTATATTCTTCTTGTTCTAGGGTCTTGTAGATTTGACAAGTTGGCAAGAATTTTTGtaccctcttcttcctctcttccacaGACCACACAGTTACACATGATAAAGTTTCTATCTCTTTCCTCTGGGAACAATCCATTGACAAAAGGAGCTCAGTTACGGACTTGAAAGCTACTGAATTTGGATCCCTGTGGTCAGAGCTGGGACAGGCCCTGTGGAAGTCACAAAAGCTCAAATGACAGCGCTCTTAAAGACATGAGAGCCAGGCTGCTTGCTCTGTTATAGGTGTGGATTAGATAAAGGaaggggttttcttctttccccccgTCTTCAAGTATACTGAAGTAATCCTAAACTGCAGGGTCCAATTACCCCGAGCTGTGTGAAACAACTTCTCTTCAGTGGCTCCCTTGCAGCTGAAGAGGAAAGGCAGTAGCTCTACACTTACACTTACAAAAGGGCATATAGAATTACTCTCACTTGTGTTGCTTATCCCCTTCCCAAAAGTGCCTCAATACCTGTCCTTGAGTGGCCTGTACCTTAACAAAATATCTACCTTAGACCCATTCTTTCTTCACTTTATCCCTGTCTGCAGCACACCCTAAAGCTGagatgctgaaacagcagaggacTGGATCTATGAAAAAAGTGGTAAATACTTAAGGAACTGCAGTGCTAAAGAAGGAGCTGCTAAGGAAAAGGCTTTCAAGAGATAGTGCCACTTAAATTCAGTTGTGCTTAACTCTAAGCTGTGCTCAtttgggtgctgctgctgggagctgggcaaGGGCTTCCCTCAGCAAGTGTCTCTGAACAACAGGCTGGGAGCAAAGGCTGAAGCCCAGAATCCTGTTGCACAACAGCCCAagctgcaggcacagagccACTGTCCACAGAGCCCAGAGTATCTAAATTTGCTGAGTGGCAGCAGCTCCATGCTGCAGGGCTGTAGTTGGTGCAGCAGGGCCAAGCTGCTC
The sequence above is a segment of the Lathamus discolor isolate bLatDis1 chromosome 1, bLatDis1.hap1, whole genome shotgun sequence genome. Coding sequences within it:
- the BCL2L13 gene encoding bcl-2-like protein 13, which encodes MASSTAVPVGFHYETKYVVLSYLGLLSQEKPQEHPPPSTQGTQQQPIAQQALEKEALEKIKIEIEEELKHLDEEILEAFTTTGFDCHTSPVFSPANPESSIEDCLAHLGEKVSQELKEHLHKALQSMLSKPVTYQEYRQRTEETAAHATGWNKVLVPLVLLQQFLMELTRRGQEPLSALVNFGVTYLEDYSADYIIQQGGWGTVFTLESEEEEYPGLIAEDSNDIYILTSDNSGQVSPPESPTVTTSWQSESLPVSLSASQSWHTESLPVSLGPESWQQVAMDPEEVKSLDSNGGGEERSENNSSNSDIVHVEKEEIPEGIEEAVVAAGAAQTVQAVFPEPPAPSQEVKPPAAIAAAEKAHPSALLRAKQEEKGKAAEELVEPETPVLSKPVPKLTPTEEKAAPEPEKILLPGEKKVGKEGRLEEMEEKPSAAEEKPILLPEGKSILLYGGAAAVAILAVAVGVALALRKK